The Medicago truncatula cultivar Jemalong A17 chromosome 4, MtrunA17r5.0-ANR, whole genome shotgun sequence genome includes a region encoding these proteins:
- the LOC11445728 gene encoding abscisic acid 8'-hydroxylase 4, producing MDIIAILFYTFLFLLITLLLYPFIMKHNKHRATSKPKVPPGSMGWPYIGETLQLYSQHPNTFFASKQKRYGEIFKTRILGCQCVMLASPEAARFVLVTHSHLFKPTYPKSKEKLIGSSALFFHQGDYHTRIRKLVQTSLSPESIKKLIPYIETQVISSLDSWVSTGQVINAFHELKKFSFNIGILSVFGNLEGNYREQLKENYNIVEKGYNSFPNRIPGTAYSKALLARQRIREIISEIICKKKEQRLIEKNLLGNFLNYKDENGQTLTDEEIADNVIGVLFAAQDTTASVLTWILKYLHDHQKLLEAIKTEQMSIYEANEGGKMPLSWGQTRNMPITHRVILESLRMASIISFTFREAVVDVVYKGYLIPKGWKVMPLFRNIHHNPDFYPAPHNFDPSRFEVTPKPNTFMPFGNGVHSCPGNELAKLNMLILIHHLVTKFRWEVAGYNQSEVQYSPFPVPMHGLPTRFWRDE from the exons ATGGATATTattgcaattttattttacacCTTCCTCTTTCTCTTAATTACCCTCCTCTTGTATCCATTCATAATGAAACACAATAAACACAGAGCCACGTCCAAGCCTAAGGTTCCCCCAGGTTCAATGGGTTGGCCATATATAGGAGAAACTCTTCAACTTTACTCTCAACATCCTAACACCTTCTTTGCTTCTAAACAAAAAAG GTATGGAGAGATTTTTAAAACACGCATACTAGGATGTCAATGTGTGATGCTAGCAAGTCCTGAGGCTGCAAGATTTGTGTTGGTGACTCATTCTCATTTGTTTAAGCCTACATACCCCAAAAGCAAAGAGAAGCTTATTGGTTCTTCTGCATTGTTCTTTCACCAAGGAGATTACCACACACGCATTAGGAAACTTGTTCAAACCTCACTTTCTCCTGAATCAATCAAGAAATTGATCCCTTATATAGAAACCCAAGTTATTTCCTCCTTGGATTCTTGGGTTTCTACCGGACAAGTTATTAATGCTTTCCATGAATTGAAAAAG TTCTCTTTCAATATTGGTATCCTCTCTGTCTTTGGTAACTTGGAAGGCAATTATAGAGAGCAGCTTAAGGAGAATTACAACATAGTAGAGAAAGGCTACAATTCTTTCCCAAATAGGATACCCGGAACTGCATACTCTAAAGCTCTTTTG GCGAGGCAGAGAATTCGGGAGATTATAAGTGAAATAATTTGCAAGAAAAAGGAGCAGAGATTGATTGAGAAGAATCTATTAGGCAACTTCTTAAActacaaggatgaaaatggacAAACTCTAACAGATGAAGAAATTGCTGATAATGTGATTGGAGTACTATTTGCAGCTCAAGATACTACAGCAAGTGTTCTTACTTGGATTCTCAAGTATCTTCATGATCACCAGAAACTTCTTGAAGCCATAAAA ACAGAGCAAATGTCAATATACGAAGCCAATGAAGGAGGGAAGATGCCATTGAGTTGGGGTCAAACTAGAAATATGCCTATTACTCATAGG GTAATATTGGAAAGTCTGAGGATGGCAAGTATAATCTCATTTACTTTTAGGGAAGCTGTGGTTGATGTAGTATACAAGG GATATTTAATACCAAAAGGTTGGAAAGTAATGCCTCTGTTCAGAAACATCCACCACAATCCAGACTTCTACCCTGCTCCTCACAATTTTGACCCATCAAGGTTTGAG GTTACTCCAAAGCCCAATACTTTTATGCCATTTGGCAATGGAGTGCACTCTTGTCCAGGAAATGAGCTAGCCAAATTGAACATGTTGATTTTAATTCACCATCTAGTTACCAAATTTAG GTGGGAGGTAGCAGGATATAATCAAAGCGAAGTTCAATATAGTCCATTCCCAGTTCCGATGCATGGTCTACCAACAAGATTTTGGAGAGATGAATAA